One segment of Panicum virgatum strain AP13 chromosome 1K, P.virgatum_v5, whole genome shotgun sequence DNA contains the following:
- the LOC120643609 gene encoding kinesin-like protein KIN-7D, chloroplastic isoform X5, whose protein sequence is MCGSILDRVFAPTTTTRHVYDVAAQHVISGAMEGVNGTIFAYGVTSSGKTHTMHGDQRSPGIIPLAVKDAFSIIQETPNREFLLRVSYLEIYNEVVNDLLNPAGQNLRIREDPQGTFVEGIKEEVVLSPAHALSLIAAGEEHRHVGSTNFNLLSSRSHTIFTLTIESSPCGEANEGEAVTFSQLNLIDLAGSESSRAETTGLRRKEGSYINKSLLTLGTVISKLTDGKATHVPYRDSKLTRLLQSSLSGQGRVSLICTVTPASSNSEETHNTLKFAHRAKRIEIQASQNKIIDEKSLIKKYQTEIRRLKEELEQLKMGIITGTPSKDTGEDNIFLWKQKLEDGNVKLQSRLEQEEEAKAALLARIQRLTKLILVSTKATQTSRFSPHPGPRRRHSFGEEELAYLPYRRRDIVMDNESNELLLPVEGFGVSLEDSSKEEKKNRKGLLNWFKLRKRDGASILTSSEGDKSSLTKSTAPSTPIGETVNFHAEPRISNSFAGENVSADLFSIGHGEFPSGSIHGEEIPLTSGKTMDHVDLLREQLKILSGELALQTSVLKRLTEEAGRSPQSDNIQMEMKKISDEIKGKKRQIESLEREIARATLGSQGKADKLELSPSYPELLEQLNEKSFELEVKAADNRVIQEQLNEKISECMELQAEVTHLKEQLSQALEAKDLLSDSMMQNNRVVNHEVERHADQGSAVPREFSTEPLQKQQQRLQSNEVDELKQKVSELVEIKAQLEDRNQKLLEESTYAKGLASAAGVELKALSEEVTKLMNQNEKLAIELASLRSPTPRRVSSGPRGARRESMSRRHEPASRRDTNNASHEREKALENMLMEKEQKEAELQRKVEESKQKEAFLESELANMWVLVAKLKKSQGYEHEDSEAKHNVS, encoded by the exons ATGTGTGGTTCTATATTGG ATCGGGTTTTTGCGCCAACTACTACAACCCGACATGTATATGATGTTGCAGCTCAACATGTCATTAGTGGTGCCATGGAGGGAGTAAATG GTACAATATTTGCATATGGTGTTACAAGCAGTGGGAAGACACACACGATGCAT GGAGACCAAAGATCCCCGGGGATTATACCTTTGGCTGTCAAAGATGCATTTAGCATTATACAAGAG ACACCGAATCGTGAGTTTCTCCTACGTGTGTCGTACTTGGAAATTTATAATGAG GTTGTCAATGATCTACTAAACCCTGCTGGTCAGAATTTGCGAATTAGAGAAGATCCTCAG GGAACGTTTGTTGAGGGTATCAAGGAAGAAGTTGTATTATCTCCTGCACATGCACTGTCCCTTATTGCAGCTGGAGAAG AGCATAGACATGTTGGATCCACCAACTTCAATCTACTAAGTAGCAGAAGTCATACTATTTTCACACTG ACTATAGAGAGCAGCCCTTGTGGCGAGGCTAATGAAGGGGAAGCTGTCACCTTCTCACAGCTG AACCTCATCGATCTGGCAGGTTCGGAGAGCTCAAGGGCAGAAACCACTGGACTACGGCGGAAAGAAGGATCTTATATCAACAAAAGCTTGCTAACTCTTGGAACG GTGATATCAAAGCTGACTGATGGAAAGGCTACACATGTTCCGTATCGAGATTCAAAATTAACACGACTACTTCAGTCATCCCTCAGTGGTCAAGGGCGTGTTTCA ctAATTTGCACAGTGACACCAGCATCAAGTAATTCTGAAGAGACCCACAATACACTAAAATTTGCCCACCGTGCGAAACGCATTGAGATCCAAGCATCACAGAACAAA ATTATAGATGAGAAATCTTTAATAAAGAAGTACCAAACTGAGATTCGCAGATTAAAGGAAGAGCTAGAGCAGCTGAAAATGGGTATTATTACTGGCACACCCTCAAAAGATACTGGGGAAGATAATATCTTCCTTTGGAAACAAAAG CTAGAAGATGGTAACGTCAAGCTGCAGTCTAGGCTGGAACAAGAGGAGGAAGCTAAAGCTGCTTTGCTTGCAAGGATACAGCGTTTAACAAAACTTATACTGGTTTCTACTAAGGCAACCCAGACTTCTAGATTTTCTCCACATCCTGGACCAAGACGAAGACATTCTTTTGGTGAAGAGGAG CTGGCGTATCTTCCGTACAGAAGACGAGATATAGTGATGGATAATGAAAGCAATGAATTGCTTCTTCCTGTTGAAGGGTTTGGTGTATCACTTGAAGATTCttcaaaggaagaaaaaaagaataggAAAGGACTTCTCAACTGGTTCAAACTCCGG AAACGTGATGGAGCTTCTATTCTGACAAGTTCAGAAGGTGACAAGTCCAGTTTGACTAAATCAACCGCCCCTTCAACACCTATTGGGGAAACTGTCAATTTCCATGCAGAACCAAGAATTTCAAATTCTTTCGCTGGTGAAAATGTATCAGCTGATCTGTTTAGCATTGGCCATGGGGAATTTCCTTCTGGAAGCATTCATGGGGAAGAAATTCCTTTG ACAAGTGGGAAAACGATGGACCATGTTGATTTATTGAGAGAGCAGCTGAAGATTTTGTCAGGGGAGCTGGCACTGCAAACAAGTGTTCTTAAGCGCCTTACAGAGGAAGCTGGAAGAAGTCCACAGAGTGATAACATTCAG ATGGAAATGAAGAAGATCAGTGATGAAATTAAGGGGAAGAAGCGGCAGATAGAATCTTTGGAAAGAGAGATAGCTCGTGCAACATTGGGAAGTCAAGGAAAGGCTGACAAGTTAGAACTTTCACCG TCTTATCCTGAATTACTTGAGCAGCTCAATGAGAAATCATTTGAACTTGAG GTTAAGGCCGCAGATAATAGAGTAATACAAGAACAGCTAAATGAGAAG ATAAGTGAATGCATGGAATTACAAGCTGAAGTTACTCATCTCAAAGAACAGCTGTCCCAAGCTCTTGAAGCTAAGGATTTGCTGTCAGATAGCATGATGCAGAATAATAGAGTAGTTAACCACGAAGTTGAACGCCATGCTGATCAAGGAAGTGCTGTTCCAAGGGAGTTCTCTACGGAACCACTACAAAAACAGCAGCAG CGTCTTCAGTCAAATGAGGTTGATGAGCTGAAGCAAAAGGTGTCTGAACTCGTTGAAATCAAAGCTCAACTTGAGGATCGCAACCAAAAGCTACTGGAGGAAAGTACGTATGCAAAAGGCTTGGCTTCAGCTGCAGGTGTCGAATTGAAAGCATTGTCAGAAGAAGTGACCAAGCTGATGAACCAAAATGAGAAGCTTGCAATTGAATTGGCGTCACTGAGAAGTCCAACTCCACGCAGAGTTAGCAGTGGACCAAGAGGTGCTAGGAGGGAAAGCATGAGCAGAAGACACGAGCCAGCTAGCAGAAGAGACACCAATAATGCAAGCCACGAAAGGGAAAAAGCTCTAGAGAATATGCTTATGGAGAAGGAACAGAAAGAAGCAGAGCTCCAAAGGAAAGTCGAGGAGTCAAAGCAGAAGGAAGCCTTCCTGGAAAGTGAGCTCGCCAATATGTGGGTTCTAGTAGCAAAACTGAAGAAGTCTCAGGGTTATGAACATGAGGATTCGGAAGCCAAACATAATGTCTCGTGA
- the LOC120643609 gene encoding kinesin-like protein KIN-7D, chloroplastic isoform X4: protein MASRPASRQRKTGPASAAAAAKGSHQQQQPQSGSPTSTTTTTTSSSRLTPELSLDGPASPLFAGLDEDPAPKENVTVTVRFRPLSPREIRQGEEVAWYADGDTVVRSEQNPNVAYAYDRVFAPTTTTRHVYDVAAQHVISGAMEGVNGTIFAYGVTSSGKTHTMHGDQRSPGIIPLAVKDAFSIIQETPNREFLLRVSYLEIYNEVVNDLLNPAGQNLRIREDPQGTFVEGIKEEVVLSPAHALSLIAAGEEHRHVGSTNFNLLSSRSHTIFTLTIESSPCGEANEGEAVTFSQLNLIDLAGSESSRAETTGLRRKEGSYINKSLLTLGTVISKLTDGKATHVPYRDSKLTRLLQSSLSGQGRVSLICTVTPASSNSEETHNTLKFAHRAKRIEIQASQNKIIDEKSLIKKYQTEIRRLKEELEQLKMGIITGTPSKDTGEDNIFLWKQKLAYLPYRRRDIVMDNESNELLLPVEGFGVSLEDSSKEEKKNRKGLLNWFKLRKRDGASILTSSEGDKSSLTKSTAPSTPIGETVNFHAEPRISNSFAGENVSADLFSIGHGEFPSGSIHGEEIPLTSGKTMDHVDLLREQLKILSGELALQTSVLKRLTEEAGRSPQSDNIQMEMKKISDEIKGKKRQIESLEREIARATLGSQGKADKLELSPSYPELLEQLNEKSFELEVKAADNRVIQEQLNEKISECMELQAEVTHLKEQLSQALEAKDLLSDSMMQNNRVVNHEVERHADQGSAVPREFSTEPLQKQQQSNEVDELKQKVSELVEIKAQLEDRNQKLLEESTYAKGLASAAGVELKALSEEVTKLMNQNEKLAIELASLRSPTPRRVSSGPRGARRESMSRRHEPASRRDTNNASHEREKALENMLMEKEQKEAELQRKVEESKQKEAFLESELANMWVLVAKLKKSQGYEHEDSEAKHNVS from the exons ATGGCGTCGCGGCCGGCGTCGCGGCAGCGGAAGACTGGGcccgcatcggcggcggcggcggcgaagggttcgcatcagcagcagcagccgcagtcGGGCTCGCCGACGTCGACCACCAccacgaccacgtcctcgtcgcGTCTCACGCCTGAGCTCTCGCTCGACGGGCCCGCGTCCCCGCTGTTCGCCGGGTTGGACGAGGACCCGGCGCCCAAGGAGAATGTCACCGTCACCGTCCGCTTCCGCCCGCTCAG CCCGCGGGAGATTCGGCAGGGGGAGGAGGTCGCGTGGTACGCAGATGGTGACACAGTCGTGCGGAGTGAGCAGAACCCCAATGTCGCCTATGCTTACG ATCGGGTTTTTGCGCCAACTACTACAACCCGACATGTATATGATGTTGCAGCTCAACATGTCATTAGTGGTGCCATGGAGGGAGTAAATG GTACAATATTTGCATATGGTGTTACAAGCAGTGGGAAGACACACACGATGCAT GGAGACCAAAGATCCCCGGGGATTATACCTTTGGCTGTCAAAGATGCATTTAGCATTATACAAGAG ACACCGAATCGTGAGTTTCTCCTACGTGTGTCGTACTTGGAAATTTATAATGAG GTTGTCAATGATCTACTAAACCCTGCTGGTCAGAATTTGCGAATTAGAGAAGATCCTCAG GGAACGTTTGTTGAGGGTATCAAGGAAGAAGTTGTATTATCTCCTGCACATGCACTGTCCCTTATTGCAGCTGGAGAAG AGCATAGACATGTTGGATCCACCAACTTCAATCTACTAAGTAGCAGAAGTCATACTATTTTCACACTG ACTATAGAGAGCAGCCCTTGTGGCGAGGCTAATGAAGGGGAAGCTGTCACCTTCTCACAGCTG AACCTCATCGATCTGGCAGGTTCGGAGAGCTCAAGGGCAGAAACCACTGGACTACGGCGGAAAGAAGGATCTTATATCAACAAAAGCTTGCTAACTCTTGGAACG GTGATATCAAAGCTGACTGATGGAAAGGCTACACATGTTCCGTATCGAGATTCAAAATTAACACGACTACTTCAGTCATCCCTCAGTGGTCAAGGGCGTGTTTCA ctAATTTGCACAGTGACACCAGCATCAAGTAATTCTGAAGAGACCCACAATACACTAAAATTTGCCCACCGTGCGAAACGCATTGAGATCCAAGCATCACAGAACAAA ATTATAGATGAGAAATCTTTAATAAAGAAGTACCAAACTGAGATTCGCAGATTAAAGGAAGAGCTAGAGCAGCTGAAAATGGGTATTATTACTGGCACACCCTCAAAAGATACTGGGGAAGATAATATCTTCCTTTGGAAACAAAAG CTGGCGTATCTTCCGTACAGAAGACGAGATATAGTGATGGATAATGAAAGCAATGAATTGCTTCTTCCTGTTGAAGGGTTTGGTGTATCACTTGAAGATTCttcaaaggaagaaaaaaagaataggAAAGGACTTCTCAACTGGTTCAAACTCCGG AAACGTGATGGAGCTTCTATTCTGACAAGTTCAGAAGGTGACAAGTCCAGTTTGACTAAATCAACCGCCCCTTCAACACCTATTGGGGAAACTGTCAATTTCCATGCAGAACCAAGAATTTCAAATTCTTTCGCTGGTGAAAATGTATCAGCTGATCTGTTTAGCATTGGCCATGGGGAATTTCCTTCTGGAAGCATTCATGGGGAAGAAATTCCTTTG ACAAGTGGGAAAACGATGGACCATGTTGATTTATTGAGAGAGCAGCTGAAGATTTTGTCAGGGGAGCTGGCACTGCAAACAAGTGTTCTTAAGCGCCTTACAGAGGAAGCTGGAAGAAGTCCACAGAGTGATAACATTCAG ATGGAAATGAAGAAGATCAGTGATGAAATTAAGGGGAAGAAGCGGCAGATAGAATCTTTGGAAAGAGAGATAGCTCGTGCAACATTGGGAAGTCAAGGAAAGGCTGACAAGTTAGAACTTTCACCG TCTTATCCTGAATTACTTGAGCAGCTCAATGAGAAATCATTTGAACTTGAG GTTAAGGCCGCAGATAATAGAGTAATACAAGAACAGCTAAATGAGAAG ATAAGTGAATGCATGGAATTACAAGCTGAAGTTACTCATCTCAAAGAACAGCTGTCCCAAGCTCTTGAAGCTAAGGATTTGCTGTCAGATAGCATGATGCAGAATAATAGAGTAGTTAACCACGAAGTTGAACGCCATGCTGATCAAGGAAGTGCTGTTCCAAGGGAGTTCTCTACGGAACCACTACAAAAACAGCAGCAG TCAAATGAGGTTGATGAGCTGAAGCAAAAGGTGTCTGAACTCGTTGAAATCAAAGCTCAACTTGAGGATCGCAACCAAAAGCTACTGGAGGAAAGTACGTATGCAAAAGGCTTGGCTTCAGCTGCAGGTGTCGAATTGAAAGCATTGTCAGAAGAAGTGACCAAGCTGATGAACCAAAATGAGAAGCTTGCAATTGAATTGGCGTCACTGAGAAGTCCAACTCCACGCAGAGTTAGCAGTGGACCAAGAGGTGCTAGGAGGGAAAGCATGAGCAGAAGACACGAGCCAGCTAGCAGAAGAGACACCAATAATGCAAGCCACGAAAGGGAAAAAGCTCTAGAGAATATGCTTATGGAGAAGGAACAGAAAGAAGCAGAGCTCCAAAGGAAAGTCGAGGAGTCAAAGCAGAAGGAAGCCTTCCTGGAAAGTGAGCTCGCCAATATGTGGGTTCTAGTAGCAAAACTGAAGAAGTCTCAGGGTTATGAACATGAGGATTCGGAAGCCAAACATAATGTCTCGTGA